A window from Psychrobium sp. MM17-31 encodes these proteins:
- the flgH gene encoding flagellar basal body L-ring protein FlgH, which produces MKKALTIASVILLSGCMSTQDKPIADDPYYAPIYPEQPPVNIVKTGSLFDANRLESLYADVKARRVGDIIEVVLSENTSAKKKANSNTKKENSATLTPVTGLNGANVTIGGNSLAFGLDQDSEFKGTGTSDQSNSLTGSISVSVMQVLGNGNLIVRGEKWITINNGDEFIRLNGIIRPQDISADNQVDSIKVANARIQYSGTGAFADAQKAGWLARFFNSGWWPF; this is translated from the coding sequence ATGAAAAAAGCATTAACTATCGCATCTGTCATTTTATTGTCGGGTTGTATGTCGACTCAAGATAAGCCGATCGCTGATGATCCTTATTACGCGCCAATTTATCCTGAGCAACCACCAGTCAATATCGTAAAAACGGGCTCATTATTTGACGCTAATCGATTGGAAAGTTTATACGCCGATGTTAAAGCGCGTCGCGTTGGTGACATTATCGAAGTGGTGTTAAGTGAAAACACTTCTGCTAAGAAAAAAGCCAACAGTAATACTAAGAAAGAAAATAGCGCGACTTTGACACCTGTTACTGGGCTCAACGGCGCAAACGTTACTATTGGTGGCAATTCATTGGCGTTTGGTCTTGATCAAGACTCTGAATTTAAAGGGACAGGCACGAGCGATCAGTCAAATAGCTTAACTGGCTCTATTTCGGTAAGCGTAATGCAGGTGTTAGGTAACGGTAATTTAATTGTGCGCGGTGAAAAGTGGATTACCATTAACAATGGTGATGAGTTTATTCGCCTTAATGGAATCATCCGCCCACAGGACATTAGCGCCGATAATCAGGTGGATTCTATCAAGGTTGCGAATGCTCGAATTCAGTATTCTGGCACTGGTGCATTCGCTGATGCACAAAAAGCTGGCTGGTTGGCACGATTCTTTAATAGTGGTTGGTGGCCGTTTTAA
- a CDS encoding protein-glutamate O-methyltransferase CheR, translating into MNKADLTPQEYTEFCKFLEKHCGIVLGASKQYLVRSRLSPLLSETNCESLSQLVKKAMMIHERALRSTVIDAMTTNETLWFRDKYPFDILTTRLLPEFSKVGRPLKIWSAASSSGQEPYSIAMTCLEYKEKNPGALKFGFEILGTDISDSMLAHCNKGEYDKLALSRGLSPERLRKFFNPSSDNCYVIKDEVKRHVKFRSFNLLDNFALLGRFDIVFCRNVLIYFSPEVKRQIFANFAKVTNKEGYLMLGASESINGLTDDFKMNRCSSGIVYQAV; encoded by the coding sequence GTGAATAAAGCAGATTTAACACCTCAAGAATACACGGAATTTTGTAAATTTTTAGAGAAGCACTGCGGTATTGTGCTTGGCGCGAGTAAGCAGTATTTAGTGCGCAGTCGTTTATCACCTCTGTTAAGTGAAACAAATTGTGAGTCGTTATCGCAGCTAGTTAAAAAGGCGATGATGATTCACGAACGTGCATTGCGCTCTACCGTTATCGATGCGATGACTACCAATGAAACACTGTGGTTTAGAGATAAATATCCATTTGATATTTTGACTACGCGTTTGTTGCCAGAATTTTCGAAAGTTGGCCGACCATTGAAAATTTGGTCGGCGGCAAGCTCGTCAGGGCAGGAGCCTTATTCTATTGCCATGACCTGCTTAGAGTATAAAGAAAAGAACCCTGGCGCATTAAAATTTGGTTTTGAAATATTGGGTACTGACATTTCTGACAGTATGTTGGCGCATTGTAATAAGGGTGAGTACGATAAATTAGCGCTGTCGCGTGGTTTGTCGCCTGAGCGCTTACGCAAGTTCTTTAATCCATCGTCAGATAATTGTTATGTGATTAAGGATGAAGTGAAACGTCATGTGAAGTTTCGCTCGTTTAATTTACTCGACAATTTCGCGCTACTCGGTCGTTTTGACATTGTTTTTTGTCGTAACGTGCTTATTTATTTCTCGCCGGAAGTGAAGCGGCAAATATTCGCCAACTTTGCCAAGGTGACAAATAAAGAAGGCTATTTAATGCTTGGCGCATCAGAATCTATCAATGGTTTAACTGATGATTTCAAGATGAACCGCTGTTCGTCAGGCATCGTTTACCAAGCTGTTTAA
- the flgG gene encoding flagellar basal-body rod protein FlgG, giving the protein MHAALWISKSGLDAQQTDIATISNNLANASTVGYKKSRAVFEDLLYQNINQPGGRSSQNTELPAGLMLGAGTKVVATQKEFTQGNMLTTENSLDMMVEGDGFFEILMPDGNIAYTRNGQFMLDEQGQIVTPGSGYLLQPTITIPQDAQSITISSEGEVSVRQIGQAENTVIGQLTISNFINPQGLEPMGQNLYTETGVSGTPIQGNPGLNGLGSIRQGALETSNVNVTEELVNLIESQRVYEMNSKVISAVDQMMSFVTQQL; this is encoded by the coding sequence ATGCATGCTGCATTATGGATAAGTAAATCAGGGCTAGACGCACAGCAAACTGATATCGCTACAATTTCAAATAACTTGGCTAACGCCAGTACCGTCGGTTACAAAAAATCTCGAGCAGTATTTGAAGATCTGTTGTATCAAAACATCAACCAACCGGGTGGTCGTTCATCGCAAAATACCGAATTACCAGCAGGTTTAATGTTAGGTGCAGGTACCAAAGTTGTTGCCACTCAAAAAGAGTTTACTCAAGGCAACATGCTAACCACTGAAAATTCATTGGATATGATGGTGGAAGGCGATGGTTTTTTTGAAATTCTTATGCCCGACGGTAACATTGCTTATACCCGTAACGGTCAGTTCATGCTTGATGAACAGGGACAAATTGTTACGCCTGGTAGTGGTTACTTACTACAGCCAACAATCACTATTCCTCAAGATGCGCAAAGTATTACCATTTCTTCTGAAGGCGAAGTCTCTGTTCGTCAAATCGGTCAGGCGGAAAACACTGTCATTGGTCAGCTAACAATTTCTAACTTTATTAATCCACAAGGCCTAGAGCCAATGGGACAGAACCTGTACACCGAAACGGGCGTAAGTGGTACGCCAATTCAAGGTAATCCTGGGTTAAATGGTTTGGGCTCTATTCGTCAAGGGGCGCTTGAAACTTCAAACGTTAATGTGACGGAAGAGTTGGTTAACTTGATTGAATCACAACGTGTTTATGAAATGAACTCGAAAGTCATTTCAGCAGTAGATCAAATGATGAGCTTCGTGACACAGCAACTTTAA
- the flgK gene encoding flagellar hook-associated protein FlgK: protein MGVDLLQVGVSGLLTSQQRLGTTGHNIANVNTDGFSRQTILQETSSPVRAGNNFAGTGTRISQIERVFDQFRYNEVVFNQTLDSAAQTTASKMQRLDETMSLIGKSISTSLNDLFSAVNSLVDVPGDIGLREVMLSKADTLSKNMSSVQSALDAEYNSVNEDLESSATNVTEIAEQLAALNRDIVKASANNSTPSDLLDKRDNLVKELSSYTSVSTVETNDGALNVYMAGGQTLVTGTTHFSVGVDRGNPDPRQTQIYIQSPSGAKQGLPGSSIGGSMGALIGYRDGVLSDTMNKLGQTAITVADAFNTAQSQGMDLNGLQGQNLFKDINDTESSARRFLTDFDNTGTLTGAVDITDVNQLSSDDYRLEYDGTNYTLTNQSTGESQVLTPENPAAPVGSRTYATSDGFTFKETGGAPANGDSFIIQPTRLGATNLTVNLTQPEQIATSSIVEVYADDENVNTAKLEITSVDNTGAAGFPSAGNDLTLEVYEAPAGTFNYRMLDSSGTAQPLFDENGAALGTTATYTSSPLKFQAAGMSFQLNGLASGEGVNAPERYKINYAVGEGNNKNALEMASLVDKKMANQGRSTMNDLYEESVTSVGSATATANIEASAARTLFSQAEARMSNTSGVNLDEEASNMLRFQQAYSASARVISTANEIFNTLLQAAR from the coding sequence ATGGGTGTTGATTTACTTCAGGTTGGTGTCAGTGGATTGCTAACCTCCCAACAACGCTTGGGAACCACAGGTCACAATATTGCCAACGTGAATACTGATGGGTTTTCACGTCAAACCATTTTGCAAGAAACTAGCAGCCCAGTGCGTGCTGGTAATAATTTTGCTGGTACTGGTACTCGTATTTCTCAAATCGAACGTGTATTCGATCAATTTCGCTATAACGAAGTTGTGTTTAATCAAACCTTAGATTCGGCAGCGCAAACAACCGCGTCAAAAATGCAGCGTCTCGATGAAACCATGTCGTTAATCGGCAAAAGCATTTCGACCTCTCTTAACGATTTATTTTCGGCGGTAAACTCACTGGTTGACGTGCCGGGTGATATCGGTTTGCGTGAGGTAATGCTGTCAAAAGCCGATACACTTTCAAAAAATATGAGTTCAGTGCAATCGGCACTGGATGCGGAATATAATTCTGTGAATGAAGATTTAGAATCTTCAGCAACTAACGTGACAGAGATTGCCGAACAATTGGCGGCGCTTAACCGCGATATCGTAAAAGCTTCTGCCAATAATTCAACGCCGAGTGATTTACTGGATAAGCGCGATAATCTCGTTAAAGAGTTATCGAGCTATACATCAGTATCGACAGTAGAAACTAATGACGGAGCGCTTAATGTTTATATGGCGGGCGGTCAAACATTAGTGACGGGCACAACCCATTTCTCTGTTGGTGTTGATCGCGGTAATCCTGATCCTCGTCAAACGCAAATCTACATTCAGTCGCCTTCTGGTGCCAAACAGGGACTGCCTGGTAGCAGCATTGGTGGCAGCATGGGCGCGCTAATCGGCTACCGGGACGGTGTGTTATCTGACACTATGAACAAGCTCGGCCAAACCGCCATTACCGTGGCTGATGCTTTTAATACGGCGCAATCACAAGGGATGGATCTCAACGGCTTACAAGGTCAAAATCTATTTAAAGATATTAATGACACTGAATCATCGGCTCGCCGTTTCCTTACTGATTTCGACAATACGGGGACGCTAACTGGCGCGGTAGATATTACCGATGTTAATCAGCTTTCAAGCGATGACTATCGCTTAGAATATGACGGCACTAATTACACGCTAACCAATCAGTCGACAGGCGAGTCACAAGTATTAACGCCAGAAAATCCAGCTGCGCCAGTAGGTAGCCGTACTTATGCAACAAGTGATGGCTTTACCTTTAAAGAAACAGGTGGTGCGCCAGCCAATGGCGATAGCTTTATTATTCAGCCGACGCGTTTAGGTGCGACAAACTTAACGGTTAACCTAACTCAGCCGGAGCAAATTGCGACATCGTCAATTGTTGAAGTGTACGCTGACGATGAAAACGTAAACACCGCCAAATTGGAAATTACCAGCGTCGATAACACTGGTGCTGCTGGCTTTCCAAGCGCGGGCAATGATTTAACGTTGGAAGTCTATGAAGCGCCTGCGGGAACTTTTAATTATCGCATGCTCGATAGTTCAGGTACTGCACAGCCACTATTTGACGAAAATGGTGCGGCACTTGGCACTACAGCTACTTACACCTCGAGTCCATTGAAGTTTCAAGCGGCCGGCATGAGTTTTCAGCTTAATGGTTTAGCAAGCGGTGAAGGTGTTAATGCACCAGAGCGCTATAAAATTAATTACGCGGTAGGCGAGGGTAACAATAAAAATGCCCTTGAAATGGCGAGTCTAGTTGACAAAAAAATGGCTAACCAAGGCCGCTCAACCATGAACGATTTGTATGAAGAATCAGTCACCAGTGTTGGCTCGGCCACCGCAACGGCAAATATTGAAGCCAGCGCCGCAAGAACCTTATTTAGTCAGGCTGAAGCGAGAATGTCGAACACTTCTGGCGTTAACCTCGATGAAGAGGCATCAAATATGCTTAGATTCCAACAGGCATATTCAGCCAGCGCGCGAGTGATTTCTACAGCTAATGAAATTTTTAACACTCTATTACAAGCGGCTCGATAG
- a CDS encoding flagellar basal body P-ring protein FlgI encodes MTSANAQRIKDLASVKGVRSNQLVGYGLVVGLPGTGEQSPFTDQSFMTMLKNFGISMPAGLNPKIKNVAAVAIHADLHAFAKQGQTIDITVSSIGSAKSLRGGTLLRTFLKGLDGNVYAVAQGSMMVSGFSAEGADGSKVIQNTPTVGRIPNGATVEREVPSAFGQGDFITFNLHNPDFSTAQAFAQEINKALSGSSNPTKEKAVAKVLDATSIQVRAPRDISQRVFFLAHLENLNVNPATAAAKIIVNSRTGTIIIGQQVRLKPAAITHGSLTVTIAENPVISQPNALAEGETVVAANSLVDVNQADSRMFKFAPGTTLDELVQAVNLVGASPSDLMAILEALKQAGSLHGELVVI; translated from the coding sequence ATGACTAGCGCAAACGCGCAGCGCATCAAAGACTTGGCGTCGGTGAAAGGCGTTCGTTCGAATCAACTGGTCGGTTATGGATTAGTCGTTGGCTTACCTGGCACGGGTGAGCAAAGCCCGTTTACTGACCAAAGTTTTATGACAATGCTCAAAAACTTTGGCATATCAATGCCTGCAGGCTTAAACCCTAAAATTAAAAATGTCGCGGCAGTGGCTATCCACGCCGATTTACATGCGTTTGCTAAACAGGGCCAAACAATCGACATTACAGTATCGTCAATTGGTAGTGCTAAGAGTTTACGTGGCGGTACGTTATTAAGAACTTTCCTTAAAGGTCTTGATGGCAACGTTTACGCGGTTGCTCAAGGCAGCATGATGGTATCTGGTTTTAGCGCCGAAGGTGCTGACGGTTCAAAAGTTATTCAAAACACGCCAACAGTTGGCCGCATTCCAAACGGTGCGACTGTTGAGCGTGAAGTACCAAGTGCGTTTGGTCAAGGTGACTTCATTACCTTTAATCTACATAATCCTGATTTTTCAACGGCGCAAGCCTTTGCTCAAGAGATCAATAAAGCGCTAAGTGGCTCAAGCAATCCAACTAAAGAGAAAGCTGTCGCAAAAGTATTAGACGCAACATCTATCCAAGTTAGAGCGCCAAGAGATATTAGTCAGCGAGTATTCTTTTTAGCTCATTTAGAAAACTTAAATGTTAATCCAGCTACAGCGGCGGCAAAGATCATCGTTAATTCACGTACTGGCACCATTATCATCGGTCAGCAAGTACGTCTTAAGCCAGCAGCGATTACTCATGGTTCTTTGACGGTAACCATTGCTGAAAATCCTGTAATTTCACAACCTAATGCGCTAGCAGAAGGCGAGACAGTAGTTGCTGCAAACTCATTAGTTGATGTTAATCAAGCCGATAGCCGGATGTTTAAGTTCGCGCCGGGAACAACACTTGACGAGCTAGTTCAGGCTGTGAATCTTGTTGGTGCATCGCCATCAGATTTAATGGCAATTCTTGAAGCGCTTAAACAGGCGGGTTCTCTTCACGGCGAACTGGTTGTTATTTAA
- the flgE gene encoding flagellar hook protein FlgE, with amino-acid sequence MSFNIALSGISAAKKDLDVTANNIANVNTIGFKESRAEFADVYASSLFTNSSTKAGDGVTTAQVAQQFHQGSLSFTNNALDLAITGPGFFVTSDGLDSKDLTFTRAGAFKLNNENFIVDSNGNYLQTYPVNNDGTSAAINLTSTSGMQIPETAGVPVKTGMVNMAANLPANATGKTVANFDISDPATYNHSTSITIYDSLGEAHVQTSYFVKDDTAPNQWAMFTAVDGKKVDAVAPTTNLTAATAGTNHVGAVVNFTNSGVYQQPANPDIVLEPLGTPGAGVYSSGADGTQNVNVRLEGPTQFSSGFEVTSLEQDGLTVGRLTGVEIGPDGLVKATYSNGSSQPLGRVAMARFRNEQGLTQIGNTSWKASQGSGEPLAGEGDSGTFGTIKSAALEQANVDLTTELVDLIAAQRNFQANSRALEVNQTLSQTILQIR; translated from the coding sequence ATGTCTTTTAATATTGCACTCAGTGGTATCTCAGCAGCGAAGAAGGATCTCGATGTTACTGCAAATAACATTGCTAACGTAAACACTATTGGTTTTAAAGAATCTCGCGCAGAGTTTGCCGATGTATACGCCTCTTCTTTATTTACTAACTCAAGTACTAAAGCGGGTGACGGTGTAACTACGGCGCAAGTGGCGCAGCAGTTCCATCAAGGTAGTTTATCATTTACTAATAACGCGTTAGATTTAGCGATTACAGGTCCAGGCTTTTTTGTTACTTCTGATGGTTTAGATTCTAAAGATCTAACTTTTACTCGTGCTGGTGCCTTTAAGCTTAACAATGAAAACTTTATCGTTGATTCTAACGGCAATTATTTACAAACTTACCCTGTAAATAATGACGGTACATCGGCTGCCATTAATTTGACATCGACATCAGGTATGCAAATTCCTGAAACTGCAGGTGTGCCGGTTAAGACGGGTATGGTGAACATGGCGGCTAACTTACCGGCGAACGCGACAGGCAAAACGGTTGCAAACTTTGATATTTCAGATCCAGCGACTTACAACCACTCAACTTCCATTACTATTTACGATTCCTTGGGTGAAGCACATGTTCAAACTAGTTATTTTGTAAAAGATGATACTGCGCCGAATCAATGGGCGATGTTCACGGCAGTTGACGGTAAAAAAGTTGATGCTGTAGCGCCGACCACTAACCTAACTGCTGCAACAGCGGGTACTAATCATGTTGGTGCGGTGGTTAACTTCACTAATAGCGGTGTTTATCAACAGCCTGCGAATCCTGATATTGTATTAGAGCCGCTAGGTACTCCAGGTGCAGGTGTTTATAGCTCTGGTGCTGATGGTACGCAAAACGTTAATGTGCGTCTTGAAGGGCCAACGCAGTTCTCTTCAGGTTTTGAGGTAACTTCTCTTGAGCAAGATGGTTTAACGGTTGGTCGATTAACTGGTGTTGAAATTGGCCCAGACGGACTGGTGAAAGCGACATACAGTAATGGTAGTTCACAACCTCTTGGCCGTGTTGCTATGGCGCGCTTTAGAAATGAGCAAGGCTTAACGCAAATCGGTAATACTTCTTGGAAAGCGAGTCAAGGTTCTGGCGAGCCATTAGCTGGTGAAGGTGATAGCGGCACATTTGGTACTATTAAGTCTGCCGCCCTAGAGCAAGCAAACGTTGACTTAACTACTGAATTAGTTGATTTGATTGCTGCACAGCGTAACTTCCAAGCCAACTCTCGTGCACTAGAGGTTAACCAAACCTTGTCACAAACTATCTTACAAATCAGATAA
- the flgC gene encoding flagellar basal body rod protein FlgC has protein sequence MSLYNIFDVAGSGMSAQSLRLNVTASNLANANSVSSSAEQTYRGRHPVFAAEMQKAAAGQQEESVKVKVLGIVEDKDPLKMEYNPNHPMADQDGYIYKPNVNVMEEMANMISASRSYQTNVQVADAAKQMLMRTLQLGR, from the coding sequence ATGAGTTTATATAATATCTTTGATGTCGCTGGTTCTGGCATGAGCGCACAGTCGTTGCGTTTAAATGTAACCGCATCAAATTTGGCCAATGCTAACAGTGTTAGCAGCAGTGCTGAGCAGACATACCGCGGTCGTCATCCAGTTTTTGCCGCCGAAATGCAAAAAGCTGCCGCAGGGCAACAGGAAGAATCGGTTAAGGTTAAAGTGCTGGGTATTGTAGAAGATAAAGATCCACTCAAGATGGAATACAACCCTAATCATCCAATGGCTGATCAAGACGGATACATCTATAAACCAAACGTTAATGTGATGGAAGAAATGGCCAATATGATTTCAGCTTCACGTTCATATCAAACCAATGTTCAAGTAGCAGATGCGGCAAAGCAAATGCTAATGAGAACATTACAACTTGGCAGATAG
- a CDS encoding flagellar basal body rod protein FlgF yields MDKLLYISMSGAKENLNATALRANNLANAKTTGFKADIEQARSMQAYGEGMPTRVFSLTERPAQDFSHGAMITTARDLDVAVQGDGWLVVESKDGTPALSRAGSLQIDNAGMLRNGAGQLVLGDNGPIALPIPLDKLKIGNDGVITVHPQGAPATVTEEAGRLQLVNPDKRDLVKGEDGLFRRKDGGPFENDANVTIASGMLEGSNVNAVSEMVDLISLQRQFDMQVKMMKTAEEVDTSQDRLLRLS; encoded by the coding sequence ATGGATAAATTACTTTATATATCCATGAGTGGCGCCAAAGAAAACTTAAACGCAACCGCATTGCGTGCCAATAATCTTGCTAATGCTAAAACAACTGGCTTTAAAGCAGATATTGAGCAGGCGCGTTCAATGCAAGCTTATGGTGAAGGTATGCCAACTCGCGTGTTCTCGCTCACTGAACGCCCTGCGCAAGACTTTTCTCATGGTGCCATGATAACGACGGCTCGCGATTTAGATGTCGCAGTGCAAGGCGATGGCTGGTTAGTGGTTGAGTCTAAAGATGGAACACCAGCCTTATCACGTGCTGGTTCATTACAAATTGACAATGCAGGCATGCTGCGCAATGGCGCTGGTCAATTGGTATTAGGTGACAATGGGCCAATCGCGCTGCCAATTCCCCTCGATAAATTAAAAATAGGTAACGACGGTGTTATTACCGTTCATCCACAAGGCGCGCCAGCTACGGTGACTGAAGAAGCCGGGCGTTTGCAATTGGTTAACCCCGATAAGCGCGACTTGGTTAAAGGTGAAGATGGCCTGTTCCGCCGTAAAGATGGCGGTCCTTTTGAAAATGACGCTAATGTGACAATCGCCAGCGGAATGCTTGAAGGCAGTAACGTTAACGCGGTTAGCGAAATGGTTGATTTGATCAGCCTTCAACGACAATTTGACATGCAAGTGAAGATGATGAAAACGGCTGAAGAAGTCGATACATCACAAGATCGTTTGCTACGTCTATCTTAA
- the flgJ gene encoding flagellar assembly peptidoglycan hydrolase FlgJ, producing the protein MDSFAQSLSRQLPTSQSNYQDIASLDKLRQEAQSDEKAALNKVAKQFEGIFMKMLLKSMREANKAFEADSPFNSQGTETYRNMHDDQMATELSESGSLGLAELIVQQLSPQTSGVTPASVLRTNNDLPMKAAKSSPVNRADNASVKTQAADNETAHFKSQQDFVEQMMPYAKKAAQVLGLSPQTMIAQAALETGWGQKIVGKDKGEFSFNLFNIKADKRWDGDSTEVSTIEYREGVPLKEKASFRRYQDFEQSFIDFGQFLKNSPRYEKALSKVENSASFLHELQQAGYATDPNYASKIMAVLKQVSKLAP; encoded by the coding sequence ATGGATAGTTTTGCTCAATCATTATCGCGTCAATTGCCGACAAGTCAGTCGAATTATCAAGACATTGCGAGTCTAGACAAGCTACGTCAAGAAGCACAAAGCGATGAAAAAGCGGCACTTAATAAAGTCGCGAAGCAATTTGAAGGTATCTTCATGAAGATGCTGTTAAAGAGTATGCGTGAAGCTAATAAAGCCTTTGAAGCAGATTCGCCGTTTAACAGTCAAGGTACTGAAACTTATCGCAACATGCACGATGATCAAATGGCTACTGAGCTCAGTGAAAGTGGCAGTTTAGGTTTAGCCGAATTAATCGTACAGCAGCTTAGCCCGCAAACGAGTGGCGTAACTCCTGCGTCGGTATTGCGTACCAACAATGATTTGCCAATGAAAGCTGCGAAATCATCGCCAGTTAATCGGGCTGATAATGCTTCAGTTAAAACCCAAGCTGCTGACAATGAGACTGCTCACTTTAAATCACAGCAGGATTTTGTTGAGCAAATGATGCCTTATGCCAAAAAAGCAGCTCAGGTGTTAGGATTATCGCCTCAGACAATGATTGCTCAAGCGGCGCTTGAAACAGGCTGGGGTCAAAAAATTGTCGGTAAAGACAAAGGTGAATTTAGCTTTAATTTATTTAATATTAAAGCAGACAAACGCTGGGATGGAGATAGTACAGAAGTGTCGACTATCGAGTACCGTGAAGGCGTTCCCCTCAAAGAAAAAGCGTCTTTCAGACGTTATCAAGACTTCGAACAAAGCTTTATTGACTTTGGTCAGTTTCTCAAAAATTCTCCTCGTTATGAAAAAGCCTTAAGCAAAGTTGAAAACTCGGCAAGCTTTTTGCATGAGTTACAGCAAGCAGGTTATGCCACTGATCCAAACTACGCGTCTAAGATCATGGCAGTCCTAAAACAGGTTTCAAAACTCGCGCCATAG
- a CDS encoding flagellar hook assembly protein FlgD, which yields MTTVNTGNAYLDSLRVKEEPYKVDDGSNQTLNQEDFFKLLTQQLSQQDPSKPVDNDQMLSQMASISTVEGINTMTKEFENLNTVMTSSQALQASTLVGQKVLIPTNVSNKPANEGVDAVISMPASSSGDVIVNVENEAGELIRTINIGKQNPGNNEFSWDGKDNDGNQVKEGNYTIKATGTVDGEKQDLAVSTYSHVSSVNLGNGSNGVILNLRGLGNISLSEVLAVAES from the coding sequence ATGACTACAGTAAACACAGGTAATGCTTATTTAGACTCTCTGCGAGTTAAAGAAGAGCCTTATAAAGTTGACGATGGCTCTAACCAAACGCTCAACCAAGAAGATTTCTTTAAGTTGTTAACACAGCAGTTATCACAGCAAGATCCGTCAAAGCCAGTTGATAATGATCAGATGCTGTCGCAAATGGCGTCTATTAGTACCGTAGAAGGTATTAATACCATGACTAAAGAGTTCGAGAACTTGAATACGGTAATGACGTCATCGCAGGCGTTACAAGCATCGACGCTAGTTGGTCAGAAAGTACTTATTCCTACAAATGTGTCAAATAAACCAGCCAATGAAGGAGTTGATGCAGTAATTAGTATGCCAGCATCTTCAAGTGGTGATGTCATCGTTAATGTTGAGAACGAAGCTGGCGAGTTAATTCGCACAATCAACATCGGTAAACAAAATCCGGGTAACAACGAATTTTCTTGGGATGGCAAAGACAATGATGGCAACCAAGTAAAAGAAGGTAATTATACCATTAAGGCCACTGGTACTGTAGATGGTGAAAAACAAGATTTAGCCGTATCAACTTATAGTCATGTATCAAGTGTAAATCTTGGCAATGGCAGCAACGGCGTTATTTTAAATTTAAGAGGGCTCGGCAATATTTCGCTATCTGAAGTATTAGCGGTTGCCGAAAGTTAA
- the flgB gene encoding flagellar basal body rod protein FlgB — translation MAISFEKALGISQYTVGVRSRRAEMLASNIVNADTPHYKARDLDFATAMKSAKQNLSTSMARTHDKHFNITTKDTSGEAFRVPTQPDTGDGNTVDVQVERNLYMQNALEYQSSLQFLGGKFKSLRLAIKGTGS, via the coding sequence ATGGCGATTTCATTTGAAAAGGCACTGGGTATTTCCCAATACACAGTAGGTGTGCGTTCAAGACGTGCCGAAATGTTGGCGAGTAACATCGTTAATGCCGACACTCCGCATTACAAAGCGCGTGATTTAGATTTTGCCACCGCTATGAAATCCGCTAAACAAAACTTGTCGACTAGTATGGCGAGAACACACGATAAACATTTTAATATCACCACTAAAGATACTTCTGGTGAGGCTTTTCGCGTGCCAACACAGCCTGATACTGGCGATGGAAATACGGTAGATGTACAAGTGGAACGAAACTTGTATATGCAAAATGCATTAGAGTATCAATCGAGCTTGCAATTCTTAGGCGGCAAGTTCAAAAGCTTAAGATTAGCTATTAAAGGAACAGGATCATGA